A part of Streptomyces sp. NBC_00557 genomic DNA contains:
- a CDS encoding GNAT family N-acetyltransferase: MAITVGGSDPPELRPFESADEAGVLELLAADRLPGQPECSARMLADAVAGRSDADLDAWAALAGTVITTVLCTPGGAIAGAVSCAGQPGDGTALLLWLHCHEDFSTAQALIAQTLQCNDSRPVHAFTLACAITRGLVGLPEYHRRVTREALQAAGFTTRGRCRYLRAELPIAGLPHLADVQMNDTTSPPGKHLQVRRPGHVLAQATLERPVDGVGLIRSITVAPHARGQGMGLGLLGNALDVLVGLGAREAIVYLDEAGADPERDPAVALRTYAASDFTQVDRLLTFTRLPTAALTPD; the protein is encoded by the coding sequence GTGGCGATCACTGTGGGCGGGTCGGACCCGCCGGAGCTGCGTCCGTTCGAGTCGGCGGACGAGGCGGGGGTGCTGGAGCTGCTCGCGGCGGACCGGCTGCCGGGCCAGCCGGAGTGTTCCGCGCGCATGCTCGCCGACGCCGTGGCCGGCCGCTCAGATGCTGACCTCGATGCGTGGGCCGCGCTGGCGGGGACGGTCATCACCACGGTGCTGTGCACACCCGGCGGCGCTATCGCGGGCGCCGTCTCCTGCGCCGGGCAGCCCGGCGACGGCACGGCGTTGCTGCTGTGGCTGCACTGCCACGAGGACTTCTCCACGGCACAGGCCTTGATCGCCCAGACGCTGCAGTGCAACGACAGCCGGCCCGTGCACGCCTTCACCCTGGCGTGCGCTATCACCCGAGGCCTGGTCGGTCTGCCGGAGTACCACCGCCGGGTCACTCGGGAAGCTCTTCAGGCTGCGGGCTTCACCACCCGAGGCCGGTGCCGGTACCTGCGTGCCGAGCTGCCCATCGCAGGGCTGCCCCACCTCGCCGACGTCCAGATGAACGACACCACCTCACCGCCGGGCAAACACCTTCAGGTCCGCCGTCCCGGACACGTCCTGGCCCAGGCCACCCTCGAACGCCCCGTGGACGGGGTCGGCCTGATCCGCAGCATCACCGTCGCCCCTCACGCCCGCGGCCAGGGCATGGGCCTGGGTCTGCTCGGCAACGCGCTGGACGTCCTGGTCGGCCTGGGCGCCCGCGAGGCGATCGTCTACCTCGACGAGGCCGGCGCCGACCCGGAACGGGACCCCGCTGTCGCCCTGCGCACGTACGCGGCCTCCGACTTCACCCAGGTCGACCGGCTGCTCACGTTCACCAGGCTGCCCACGGCGGCCCTGACGCCGGATTGA
- a CDS encoding MFS transporter — protein MRDEDDRLPANARMARVAVSAIFFVHGAVFASWAARVPAVQTELRLSAGISGLVLAGPGLGALAGSQAGGLLVRHLGSRAVSATAPVVLSVPLGLIPVAQSPWSLMGLLVVLGAADGCTSVAMNAQAVVVQRRYGRAVLNSMHAIRSVGAVAGGLAGVATAALGLTLTTQFVITAAVLAVVSAVAACGLGPDRDRARQAQRTKTARVPDAGEQDAADHGPNRWMLVLLLALMTFLTALVEDAPASWSGVYLRHVGADAATAAAGYAAFSAGEGVTRLFNDWMVDRIGWARLIRVGTLCCAAALSAALLLGQPGTTLPALVVAGAGISAVFPGAFTAAGGLPDAPLAMGQVGFAGNLGWLLVSPIIGGLATVVGLPIALGLLVVAAATIAGLAPITRSAAPPHSGTRQIAQEMNS, from the coding sequence GTGCGCGATGAGGACGACCGGTTGCCCGCAAACGCGCGGATGGCACGGGTAGCCGTATCGGCGATCTTTTTCGTCCACGGTGCGGTCTTCGCCTCCTGGGCCGCCCGCGTGCCCGCCGTGCAGACCGAACTCCGTCTCTCCGCAGGCATTTCGGGCCTGGTGCTGGCCGGTCCCGGACTCGGGGCGCTGGCCGGCAGCCAGGCAGGCGGGCTGCTGGTGCGGCACCTCGGCAGCCGTGCGGTGAGTGCGACGGCACCCGTGGTGCTGAGCGTGCCGCTGGGCCTCATCCCGGTGGCACAGTCGCCTTGGTCCCTGATGGGCCTGCTGGTGGTGCTCGGCGCGGCCGACGGGTGCACGTCGGTGGCGATGAACGCTCAGGCGGTCGTCGTGCAGCGGCGGTACGGACGGGCGGTGCTCAACTCCATGCACGCCATCCGCAGCGTCGGCGCTGTCGCCGGCGGGCTGGCCGGAGTGGCCACGGCGGCCCTTGGCCTGACATTGACGACCCAGTTCGTGATCACGGCTGCCGTGCTCGCCGTGGTGTCGGCGGTGGCGGCCTGCGGGCTCGGGCCGGACAGGGATCGCGCGCGGCAGGCGCAGCGGACCAAGACCGCTCGTGTGCCGGACGCGGGCGAACAGGATGCGGCCGATCACGGGCCGAACAGGTGGATGCTCGTGCTGCTGCTCGCGTTGATGACCTTCCTGACTGCTCTGGTGGAAGATGCCCCCGCCTCCTGGAGCGGCGTGTATCTGAGGCACGTGGGGGCGGACGCCGCAACGGCCGCCGCCGGCTATGCGGCCTTCTCAGCAGGAGAGGGCGTCACCCGGCTGTTCAACGACTGGATGGTCGACCGCATCGGCTGGGCCCGCCTGATCCGGGTAGGCACCTTGTGCTGCGCCGCCGCGCTGAGCGCGGCGCTGCTGCTCGGACAGCCCGGGACCACGCTCCCGGCGCTCGTTGTCGCCGGTGCCGGCATCAGCGCGGTCTTCCCCGGTGCGTTCACAGCGGCGGGTGGGCTTCCCGACGCGCCCCTGGCGATGGGCCAGGTCGGCTTTGCCGGAAACCTCGGCTGGCTGCTGGTCTCCCCGATCATCGGCGGCTTGGCGACGGTGGTCGGCCTTCCGATCGCCCTGGGTCTTCTGGTTGTCGCTGCGGCAACCATCGCCGGCCTGGCCCCGATCACCCGCTCGGCCGCACCACCGCACTCGGGTACCCGGCAGATCGCCCAGGAGATGAACAGCTGA
- a CDS encoding vanadium-dependent haloperoxidase, which translates to MGGKQKTLVILAGIALTAGPTSPAFGVGATHSSTLPTAATEPGTSVVEWNRELITILSDPKAQPAGVQPTRSFALLQAAEYDAVVSITRAGPAYKFSVAAPRGARADAAADQAAHDVLVALYPAQRASVDQRLSSQLSAIPAGPDKQAGMTVGAAVARRLISLRSHDGSSAKPPRFRPGDKAGDYRRTPPDFPEPVFTNWGSVKPFVLAGGDQFRPAAPPAVSSAAYATALNEVKSLGSKTSTTRIPDQTASAKFWAAAPIWNVWNQIAQNLVTSTNTSLERAVKVFARLDLSLADTTIALYDAKYAYRVWRPVTAIRLGGTHYNPDIAGDPHWAPLLTTAPDPSYPSAHAALSQAAATTLTGFYGARHHLAVTTKGTTRTYAGFQEAATEAWLSRIWSGQHTSIDNSAGRQLGSQVAGFVADHL; encoded by the coding sequence ATGGGCGGAAAGCAGAAGACACTCGTCATACTGGCCGGAATTGCGCTGACAGCCGGACCCACCAGCCCCGCTTTCGGGGTCGGCGCCACTCACTCGTCCACCCTGCCCACCGCAGCCACGGAGCCGGGCACGTCGGTCGTGGAATGGAACCGCGAGCTCATCACCATCCTCAGTGATCCGAAGGCGCAACCGGCCGGCGTCCAGCCCACCCGCAGCTTCGCGCTCCTCCAGGCCGCCGAGTACGACGCGGTGGTATCGATCACCCGGGCCGGCCCCGCCTACAAGTTCTCGGTGGCGGCGCCGCGAGGCGCTCGTGCCGATGCCGCAGCGGACCAGGCAGCCCACGACGTGCTGGTCGCCCTGTACCCGGCCCAACGCGCGAGCGTGGACCAGCGGCTGAGCAGCCAGTTGTCCGCGATTCCGGCCGGCCCGGACAAGCAGGCGGGCATGACGGTGGGAGCCGCGGTCGCCCGCCGGCTGATCAGTCTGCGGTCCCACGACGGGTCCTCGGCGAAGCCGCCTCGCTTCCGGCCCGGCGACAAGGCCGGTGACTACCGGCGCACCCCTCCGGACTTCCCGGAGCCGGTGTTCACCAACTGGGGCTCGGTCAAGCCGTTCGTACTGGCCGGCGGTGACCAGTTCCGCCCAGCGGCGCCGCCTGCCGTGAGCAGCGCCGCGTACGCCACCGCCTTGAACGAGGTCAAGAGCCTGGGGAGCAAGACCAGCACCACCCGCATCCCCGATCAGACCGCGTCCGCCAAGTTCTGGGCGGCGGCGCCCATCTGGAACGTCTGGAACCAGATCGCACAGAACCTGGTCACCTCCACGAACACGAGCCTGGAGCGGGCGGTGAAGGTCTTCGCCCGCCTCGACCTGTCCCTCGCCGACACCACCATCGCGCTGTACGACGCCAAGTACGCCTACCGCGTATGGCGGCCCGTCACCGCCATCCGGCTCGGCGGCACACACTACAACCCGGACATCGCCGGCGATCCCCACTGGGCTCCCCTGTTGACGACCGCCCCGGACCCCTCATATCCCAGCGCTCACGCCGCCCTCAGCCAAGCGGCGGCAACGACGCTCACCGGGTTCTACGGCGCGCGGCATCATCTCGCGGTGACAACGAAAGGCACCACCCGAACCTATGCCGGCTTCCAGGAGGCGGCCACCGAAGCGTGGCTCAGCCGCATCTGGTCCGGCCAGCACACTTCGATCGACAACAGCGCGGGCCGACAACTCGGCTCCCAGGTAGCGGGCTTCGTGGCAGATCACCTCTGA
- a CDS encoding APC family permease, translated as MSQASQHDGAAVLERRLGVVDAVVIGLGSMIGAGVFAALAPAARAAGSGLLVGLAVAAVVAYCNATSSARLAARSPQSGGTYVYGRERLGEFWGYLAGWGFVVGKTASCAAMALTVGSYVWPAQAHAVAVAAAVALTAVNYVGVQKAAWLTRAIVAVVLAALGAVVVACLTSTDAQTARLDIGSDASLTGVLQAAGLLFFAFAGYARIATLGEEVKDPARTIPRAIPLALAITLVVYAAVAVSVLAVLGPDGLARESAPLAEAVRQAGVPGLVPVARVGAAVAALGSLLALILGVSRTALAMSRDRHLPHALSAVHPRFKVPYRSELLVGAVVVILAATTDVRGAIGFSSFGVLAYYAVANASAWTLTQEENPPPRIVPAVGLTGCTVLAFTLPATSVVWGAAVLALGAAAYGVRRRLTARHAS; from the coding sequence GTGAGCCAGGCGTCGCAGCACGATGGGGCCGCTGTGCTGGAGCGGAGGCTGGGCGTTGTCGATGCCGTCGTCATCGGGCTCGGCTCGATGATCGGTGCGGGGGTCTTCGCCGCCCTGGCGCCGGCCGCGCGGGCGGCGGGCTCGGGACTGCTCGTGGGGCTGGCCGTCGCCGCCGTGGTGGCGTACTGCAACGCCACCTCCTCGGCCCGGTTGGCGGCACGCAGTCCGCAGTCCGGTGGGACGTACGTGTACGGCCGTGAGCGGCTGGGCGAGTTCTGGGGGTACCTCGCCGGATGGGGTTTCGTGGTCGGCAAGACCGCCTCGTGCGCGGCGATGGCACTCACCGTGGGGTCGTACGTGTGGCCGGCCCAGGCGCACGCCGTCGCGGTGGCTGCCGCGGTGGCGCTGACCGCCGTCAACTACGTGGGTGTCCAGAAGGCCGCCTGGCTGACGCGGGCGATCGTCGCCGTGGTCCTGGCCGCGCTGGGAGCCGTGGTGGTGGCCTGTCTGACCTCCACTGATGCTCAGACCGCGCGGCTTGACATCGGGTCGGACGCTTCCCTCACAGGGGTGTTGCAGGCGGCCGGCCTTCTGTTCTTCGCCTTCGCCGGATACGCGCGGATCGCGACCCTGGGCGAAGAGGTGAAAGACCCGGCCCGGACGATCCCTCGGGCCATTCCACTGGCCCTGGCAATCACGCTGGTCGTGTACGCGGCAGTCGCCGTGTCCGTGCTGGCCGTGCTCGGCCCGGACGGGTTGGCACGGGAGAGCGCGCCGCTGGCCGAGGCAGTACGGCAGGCCGGGGTGCCGGGGCTGGTCCCGGTGGCGCGGGTGGGGGCGGCCGTGGCGGCCCTCGGGTCGTTGCTCGCGCTCATCCTGGGCGTCTCTCGGACCGCGCTGGCCATGTCCCGGGACCGTCACCTCCCGCATGCTCTGTCCGCCGTGCATCCACGGTTCAAGGTGCCCTATCGATCGGAGTTGCTGGTGGGCGCCGTGGTGGTGATCCTGGCCGCCACCACAGACGTGCGCGGCGCGATCGGCTTCTCGTCTTTTGGCGTGCTCGCCTACTACGCCGTGGCGAACGCCTCCGCCTGGACCTTGACCCAGGAGGAGAACCCGCCGCCGCGCATCGTCCCTGCGGTCGGGCTGACCGGCTGCACGGTCCTGGCCTTCACCCTGCCTGCGACGTCCGTGGTGTGGGGGGCGGCGGTGCTCGCCCTCGGAGCGGCGGCCTACGGCGTGCGTCGGCGCCTCACGGCACGACATGCGTCGTAA
- a CDS encoding universal stress protein, which yields MGLPLVVGVDGSDSSLAAVDWAVDEAARHGLPLHLVHASLWERYEGVQPSFSTDRPAEEVMAEHIVASCVERAQRRNPGVKVSGEALPEDAVSALLRTAPEAFALVTGSRGRGEIAGMLLGSVSLAVAARAVCPVVVIRGAEDNRRGAYGRVVVGVGDASGGTGAVRFAVREAEVRGCALTAVRAWRNPSQEPVDHMLIADDAARLREERAATSLEDALREVVREHPEADVRRKAVEGAAHRILLQESGEADLIVVGAQRRHGHFGLQLGRVGHTLLHHSDCPVAVVPQPV from the coding sequence ATGGGACTCCCACTGGTCGTGGGCGTCGACGGATCGGACTCCAGTCTGGCAGCGGTCGACTGGGCCGTCGACGAGGCGGCACGGCACGGTCTGCCGCTCCATCTCGTCCATGCCTCCCTCTGGGAGCGCTACGAGGGAGTCCAACCGTCCTTCAGCACAGACCGTCCGGCCGAGGAGGTCATGGCCGAGCACATCGTAGCGTCCTGCGTGGAACGGGCCCAGCGACGCAATCCCGGGGTCAAGGTGTCCGGCGAGGCATTGCCCGAGGACGCCGTGTCAGCGCTGCTACGGACGGCGCCCGAGGCCTTCGCCCTGGTCACGGGATCTCGTGGGCGCGGCGAGATCGCCGGGATGCTGCTCGGGTCCGTCAGCCTCGCGGTCGCGGCCCGCGCCGTCTGCCCGGTCGTCGTCATCCGGGGCGCGGAAGACAACCGCCGGGGAGCCTACGGCCGCGTGGTGGTGGGGGTCGGTGACGCGTCCGGTGGTACGGGGGCCGTACGGTTCGCCGTCCGGGAAGCCGAGGTGCGCGGCTGCGCCCTGACAGCCGTAAGGGCCTGGCGCAATCCGTCACAAGAACCCGTGGACCACATGCTGATCGCCGACGACGCCGCCAGGCTGCGCGAGGAGCGGGCCGCGACCAGCCTCGAAGACGCCCTGCGCGAGGTGGTACGGGAGCATCCCGAGGCAGATGTCCGTCGCAAGGCGGTCGAGGGCGCCGCCCACCGGATCCTCCTGCAGGAATCGGGCGAAGCCGACCTGATCGTCGTCGGCGCTCAGCGTCGGCACGGCCACTTCGGTCTGCAACTCGGCCGGGTCGGTCACACCCTGCTGCACCACTCGGACTGCCCGGTCGCCGTCGTCCCCCAGCCGGTCTGA
- a CDS encoding CBS domain-containing protein has product MPVTVPHIVSDVMTTPAVAVGRDTRFKEIVRVMDERHVSALPVVSGEGRVVGVVSEADLLAKEEFRDRRPTRSERTRLRSDLAKAEGATAEEVMSAPAVTVRPDDTLARAARLMAVHHVKRLPVVDAEDGLRGIVSRGDLLRVFLRSDEDIEQEVRRTVVSYLFPTHAHAIHVSVRDGVVELRGPVHDTSLIWVAERLVSGLEGVVGVESRLDREGSGPDSPAYEP; this is encoded by the coding sequence ATGCCCGTCACTGTTCCGCACATCGTGAGCGATGTGATGACCACGCCCGCGGTCGCCGTCGGGCGGGACACGCGGTTCAAGGAGATCGTGCGGGTCATGGACGAGCGCCACGTGAGTGCCCTGCCGGTCGTGAGCGGCGAAGGGCGGGTCGTCGGCGTGGTGTCCGAGGCCGACCTGCTGGCGAAGGAGGAGTTCCGGGATCGCCGGCCCACCCGCTCCGAGCGCACGCGGCTGCGGTCCGATCTGGCCAAGGCGGAAGGTGCGACCGCTGAGGAGGTGATGAGCGCGCCCGCTGTCACGGTCCGCCCGGACGACACCCTGGCCCGGGCCGCACGCCTCATGGCCGTCCACCACGTCAAACGGCTCCCCGTCGTCGATGCCGAGGACGGACTGCGCGGCATCGTCAGCCGTGGCGACCTGCTGAGGGTCTTCCTGCGGTCGGACGAGGACATCGAGCAGGAGGTCCGCCGCACGGTGGTGTCCTACCTGTTCCCCACGCACGCCCACGCCATCCACGTGTCCGTGCGGGACGGTGTCGTCGAGCTCCGCGGGCCCGTCCACGACACCTCGCTCATCTGGGTCGCCGAGCGTCTCGTGAGCGGGTTGGAGGGCGTCGTGGGCGTCGAATCCCGACTCGACCGCGAGGGTTCAGGACCGGACAGCCCTGCGTACGAGCCATGA
- a CDS encoding helix-turn-helix domain-containing protein → MTLVFPGPDAHIRHLEHKQPPGVSEAPPAAGEAAAASAVTRPAGAGNPGDIGRRVAVERRRRGLSREETAGRARMSPCYLAYLEEQPADPTLAMLIRLADALGTSVAALRGGGIDLLPGQQGHALLHPRLWDLSPQECRTLLSTHGVGRIAVATSDGRPAVVPVNYEVVDDAIVFRTAPDSVTAAAAETEVAFEVDHVDDALSQGWSVLAVGPARVVTDPEAVRGLAQRAHTTPWAGGAREMWVSIEPTNLTGRRITPADQ, encoded by the coding sequence GTGACGCTCGTGTTTCCGGGGCCGGACGCCCACATCCGCCATCTCGAGCACAAGCAGCCCCCGGGGGTGAGCGAGGCGCCGCCGGCAGCCGGCGAGGCAGCGGCCGCGTCCGCGGTGACCAGGCCGGCCGGGGCGGGCAATCCCGGTGACATCGGCCGGCGGGTGGCCGTCGAACGCCGAAGGCGTGGGCTCAGCCGAGAGGAGACGGCCGGCCGCGCGCGAATGTCGCCCTGCTATCTGGCCTATCTGGAGGAACAGCCCGCCGATCCGACCTTGGCGATGCTCATCAGGCTGGCCGACGCGCTGGGTACCTCGGTCGCCGCGCTGCGTGGGGGAGGCATCGATCTCCTGCCCGGTCAGCAGGGACACGCACTGCTGCACCCTCGTCTGTGGGACCTCAGCCCCCAGGAGTGCCGCACCCTGCTCTCCACGCACGGGGTGGGGCGAATCGCGGTGGCGACGTCCGACGGCCGTCCGGCGGTCGTCCCGGTCAACTATGAGGTCGTCGATGACGCCATCGTCTTCCGGACCGCGCCCGACTCCGTGACGGCGGCGGCAGCGGAGACGGAGGTCGCCTTCGAGGTCGACCACGTGGACGACGCCCTGAGCCAGGGCTGGAGCGTGCTCGCCGTCGGACCGGCACGTGTGGTGACGGACCCCGAGGCGGTACGCGGGCTCGCCCAACGCGCGCACACCACGCCGTGGGCGGGTGGCGCGCGCGAGATGTGGGTCTCGATCGAACCCACCAACCTCACCGGCCGCCGGATCACCCCTGCCGATCAGTAG
- a CDS encoding DUF1918 domain-containing protein, which translates to MRAHLGDQLVIESPATGAARRDGEIVGLHHDDGTPP; encoded by the coding sequence ATGCGAGCTCACCTCGGCGACCAACTCGTCATCGAGAGTCCGGCGACCGGCGCAGCCAGGCGCGACGGTGAGATCGTCGGACTGCACCACGACGACGGAACACCCCCCTAG
- a CDS encoding CBS domain-containing protein, protein MHHRTVEELMSRDVVRARPDTPFKELVRLLEENGVTAVPVVDELGRPMGVVSEADLLRKSADQADPTGRTPIPHLEAWERAKAEGSRAEELMSAPAVCARPEWTVVEAARLMETQNVKRLPVVDEADRLLGIVSRADLLRVFLRRDDAIREEITGDVLQRTLGLDPRDVTAEVRDGRVTLAGTVEHKSLIPVIEQLCRGIDGVVSVTAQIAFRTDDARDTPPGTV, encoded by the coding sequence ATGCATCACCGAACAGTCGAGGAGCTCATGTCCCGGGACGTCGTCCGGGCACGGCCCGACACGCCGTTCAAGGAGCTCGTCAGGCTGCTGGAGGAGAACGGGGTCACCGCCGTACCCGTGGTGGACGAGCTCGGCCGCCCGATGGGCGTGGTGTCCGAGGCCGACCTGCTGCGCAAGAGCGCCGACCAGGCCGACCCGACCGGCAGGACCCCCATTCCGCATCTGGAGGCCTGGGAACGCGCCAAGGCCGAGGGATCCCGGGCCGAGGAACTGATGTCCGCTCCCGCGGTGTGCGCACGGCCCGAGTGGACCGTGGTCGAGGCCGCCCGCCTCATGGAGACCCAGAATGTCAAACGCCTGCCCGTGGTCGACGAGGCCGACCGGCTGCTGGGCATCGTCAGTCGTGCTGATCTGCTGCGGGTCTTCCTGCGCCGTGACGACGCCATCCGCGAGGAGATCACCGGAGACGTTCTGCAGCGCACCTTGGGGCTCGATCCGAGGGACGTGACCGCGGAGGTCCGCGATGGGCGGGTCACCCTCGCAGGCACCGTGGAGCACAAGAGTCTGATCCCCGTCATCGAACAGTTGTGCCGTGGCATCGACGGCGTGGTCTCGGTCACCGCGCAGATCGCCTTCCGGACGGATGACGCCCGGGACACACCTCCTGGGACCGTGTGA
- a CDS encoding DUF1876 domain-containing protein, translated as MSHTGQWKVRLDLFEDDDGTTKAHLVLDTGTTALTGHGIAHCHPADTNVPEIGDELAAGRALVDLAHQLLETAERDVQANARQTAGQPS; from the coding sequence ATGTCGCACACAGGACAGTGGAAGGTACGTCTCGACCTCTTCGAGGACGACGATGGGACGACGAAGGCCCACTTGGTGCTGGACACCGGCACCACGGCACTCACCGGCCACGGCATCGCGCACTGCCACCCGGCGGACACGAACGTGCCGGAGATCGGCGACGAGCTGGCGGCAGGCAGGGCGCTGGTCGATCTGGCCCATCAGCTGCTGGAGACCGCCGAACGCGACGTCCAGGCCAACGCCCGCCAGACAGCCGGACAACCCTCCTGA
- a CDS encoding universal stress protein, translating to MHAWRAPSVPVRHRRHPHGSLRPTGVPRQVLDDALRRPTERYRDAAVSRCLIEKPACQALLEAASTADLLVVGARRRRGHPGLQLGLVNHALLHHAPCPVAVVPQM from the coding sequence GTGCACGCCTGGAGGGCACCGTCCGTGCCTGTACGACACCGCAGGCACCCTCATGGCAGTTTGAGGCCCACCGGCGTCCCCCGGCAGGTGCTCGACGACGCTCTGCGCCGGCCCACGGAAAGGTACCGCGACGCCGCGGTGAGCCGGTGCTTGATCGAGAAACCGGCGTGCCAGGCGCTGCTGGAGGCCGCGTCGACAGCGGATCTGCTGGTCGTGGGTGCTCGGCGGCGACGTGGGCATCCGGGGCTGCAACTCGGCCTGGTCAACCATGCTCTGCTGCATCACGCGCCGTGTCCTGTGGCCGTCGTACCCCAGATGTGA
- a CDS encoding universal stress protein, with protein MTIPLAVGVDGSEASLAAVDWAADEASRHGIPLHLLHAAVGEQEASAVIRAASARAREGAPAVRLSSEVSQEDAASAGSRPCTPGGHRPCLYDTAGTLMAV; from the coding sequence GTGACGATTCCCCTTGCGGTGGGCGTCGACGGATCCGAGGCGAGCCTCGCGGCCGTCGACTGGGCCGCCGACGAGGCGTCCCGGCACGGGATCCCGCTCCACTTGCTGCACGCGGCGGTCGGTGAACAGGAGGCGTCCGCCGTGATCAGGGCTGCCTCGGCGCGCGCCAGGGAGGGTGCTCCGGCGGTGCGGTTGTCCAGCGAGGTGTCGCAGGAGGACGCGGCTTCTGCCGGCTCGAGGCCGTGCACGCCTGGAGGGCACCGTCCGTGCCTGTACGACACCGCAGGCACCCTCATGGCAGTTTGA
- a CDS encoding universal stress protein, which yields MQPVVTVGLDGSPESLAAARWAAEEAGRRKLTLRLLHALPTLAPEPARLPAEVDQNYWAKRLVDTAQAELRARHPGLAIDTSLVADDAEHALLQAASESEMVVVGSRGLESVESYFLGDVSMPVVARAERPVVLVRAEPRNARRAAAAERSVVVTLKLRGSPDDLLDFAFRTAAVRKLPVLAVHGRSVPLRARTPWGVDHGFSEETTRGAQEQVSKALLPWREKYPRVDVADSIRLESPAKAVVQAAEGASLLVVGRRRHRAGPAHYLGPVAQAAVHHGRCPVAVVAHD from the coding sequence ATGCAACCAGTCGTCACCGTGGGCCTCGACGGCTCGCCCGAGAGCCTGGCCGCAGCCCGCTGGGCCGCCGAAGAGGCCGGGAGGCGAAAACTCACTCTCCGGCTGCTGCACGCGTTGCCGACGCTTGCCCCGGAGCCGGCTCGTCTCCCCGCGGAAGTCGATCAGAACTACTGGGCGAAGCGTCTCGTCGACACAGCGCAGGCGGAACTCCGGGCCCGCCACCCGGGCCTGGCCATCGACACGAGCCTGGTTGCCGACGACGCCGAACACGCTCTGCTCCAGGCGGCTTCCGAGTCGGAGATGGTCGTGGTGGGCTCCCGAGGACTCGAGTCCGTCGAGAGCTACTTCCTCGGGGACGTCAGCATGCCCGTCGTGGCACGGGCGGAGCGGCCCGTGGTGCTGGTGCGCGCTGAACCCCGGAACGCGAGGAGAGCAGCCGCGGCGGAGAGAAGCGTCGTTGTGACTCTGAAACTGCGCGGATCGCCGGACGACCTACTCGATTTCGCCTTTCGTACCGCTGCGGTCAGGAAGCTTCCCGTCCTCGCCGTCCACGGCCGCAGCGTGCCGCTTCGCGCACGTACTCCCTGGGGAGTGGACCACGGCTTCAGCGAGGAGACGACCCGGGGCGCGCAGGAGCAGGTGAGCAAAGCGCTGCTGCCGTGGCGGGAGAAGTACCCGCGGGTGGACGTGGCCGACAGCATCCGTCTCGAAAGCCCCGCCAAGGCCGTCGTACAAGCTGCCGAGGGCGCCTCGCTGCTGGTGGTGGGCCGACGCCGGCATCGTGCCGGTCCGGCGCACTACCTCGGTCCGGTGGCGCAGGCAGCCGTCCATCATGGACGCTGTCCGGTCGCGGTGGTTGCCCATGACTGA